A genome region from Candidatus Binataceae bacterium includes the following:
- a CDS encoding radical SAM protein, with translation MDRPSPGNLPQRRRGIEFDSMPVREILNRCANRRMPFGWTINPYRGCEMGCVYCYARYTHEFLDMPDPLDFEHRILVKQQAAKILERSLARTALGREAIAIGTATDPYQPAERQFEVTRSLLEIFARVGELRLSITTKSALIVRDLDLLCTIAQRSRLSVNFSLITLDRTLQRMLEPRAPRPQLRLQAMRQLSTAGIACNLMMMPMIPGLTDSPSAIEQVMTAAKQAGARAVYWRALFLKPAAAAYFLPFIRRRLPESAPGLERMYAANSYAPAYERELELVFTRLCAKLGWARSTGSPTPKPAPVTQLSLRFPLASAQRG, from the coding sequence ATGGACCGGCCCTCACCCGGCAATCTGCCGCAACGTCGGCGCGGAATCGAATTCGACTCGATGCCGGTGCGCGAGATTCTCAATCGTTGTGCCAACCGGCGGATGCCGTTTGGTTGGACCATCAACCCTTACCGGGGCTGTGAAATGGGCTGCGTGTATTGCTACGCGCGCTATACTCACGAATTTCTCGATATGCCCGACCCTCTGGATTTCGAACACCGGATCTTGGTGAAGCAGCAGGCTGCGAAGATTCTGGAGCGCAGCTTGGCGCGCACTGCGCTGGGCAGGGAGGCGATTGCGATTGGGACTGCCACCGATCCTTACCAGCCCGCTGAGCGCCAGTTCGAAGTAACTCGGTCACTGCTGGAGATATTTGCGCGAGTGGGTGAATTGCGGCTATCGATCACAACCAAATCTGCGCTGATCGTACGCGACTTGGATTTGTTATGCACCATTGCGCAGCGCTCGCGACTATCGGTCAATTTTTCCCTGATTACGCTCGACCGCACGCTGCAGCGGATGTTGGAGCCGCGCGCGCCGCGTCCCCAGCTGAGACTGCAGGCGATGCGTCAACTGAGCACGGCAGGGATCGCTTGCAATCTAATGATGATGCCGATGATTCCGGGTCTTACCGATTCTCCCTCGGCGATCGAGCAGGTGATGACGGCGGCCAAGCAGGCTGGAGCGCGCGCGGTTTACTGGCGCGCGCTGTTTCTTAAGCCCGCGGCAGCGGCTTATTTCCTGCCTTTTATTCGCCGCCGTCTGCCTGAGTCGGCGCCTGGCCTGGAGCGCATGTACGCCGCCAATAGCTACGCTCCGGCTTACGAACGCGAGCTGGAGCTGGTCTTCACTCGCCTTTGCGCGAAGCTGGGATGGGCCCGGTCGACGGGTTCGCCGACGCCAAAGCCGGCGCCGGTGACCCAATTAAGCTTGCGCTTTCCGCTGGCCTCAGCCCAGCGAGGCTAG